The window ACATATGGCATAAAAACTCCTGGCGAGTCGAGCACATATACGCCAGCGCCGACGCCCCCCTCGCTCCTCTGGCTCGACCACACGGACGCTTGTGCCAATTTTACGGGTTACGCCGGCCTGGTCGCCAGTCTTTGCTACTTTTGTTTTCCTCCCCAGCGTCCCAGACTTTCTCAGGGCGTTTAACAACGTACTCTTACCCACATTGGGCATGCCCACTATGAGCGCACACAGCCCGGTTATGGAGTCTACCTCGTAAGCAGTCTCCTTCAGCCGCCTTAGGAGAGATGCCGTTGCTCCAGGGTGATTCTTATCCCAAAACAAGGCGCGACGGCCATGcagcctctgcagcagctgccggACGCCGGGGCTATCGCTACCTAGGTCATGTTTCGTATATACGATGATCTTTGGACAGCCAATGACTGCTTTCTCCAGAACAGGGTTGTGAGTTGACAGCGGCAGTCGAAAGTCGCGGCATTCAATAACCAGCGACACTCTTGGGAGGACCGTCTTTAGTTTACTGACAGCGGCGTGATGGTGGCCTAGGAAGTAAGATTTTGGAATTGATGACGGAATACTAAATGAGCGACGGGGGAGGAATTGTGCCATGACTGAGCGTAGAATGCCATGTACATGATGTGAGAGACGCAGTTGAGGCGCGATAGATTAGGAAAAGTTCTGATAAGCTTAATCGATAAAACAAGTGCTGCCGAGTAGTAGGTGAGCTACAGTAGTAGAGTCTGTGCTCATCCAGAAGTACCAGTACATAGCTTTTACTACTGCTTAGTACTTGTAATACGAAATGCGTAACATTACGAGCTTTGTTTTCTTACATACGGATTTATCATCAAACAAAACatactattttatttattttataaaataagacACAAATAAAATGAGTATTATGATAATAGAtgctattattattaattcttttatacCATTATGTGCATGCATCTAAAATTGGCACATGCTTTCTCAAGCCATGGGCTAATTTAAAAGCTCGCATGCAGGTTTAACTAACGCCTAATAGTGGCCTTGGTACACAACGGAGTACGAGGTACTGCTTAGCATCAGTCCTCTAGATTATAGGGGGGGTATAACTCCATGGGGACCGTGACTGCCAGGGTGCCTGTGTTCCTCTCCAGCGATGATCTGCACAGAGCATCGTCAATTGACCGGCTGGTCTCGGGTCTCGTTTTAACATCATAATTGGCGAGCTGAGCAGTCGACACACCATGTCTTCGCAGCAGAACAAGAGCGTGGCCAGCTCGCGCTTTGAGCTGCTGCCTGCCCTCAACCTGAATTTTGGCAGCATCACCGACGGCACCGATATTCCTCCACCGCCGGAGTCTCCGATCGAGCCGACGATTACGCCAGCGAGAACGCCCAAAACCAGTGATGAGAACATCAGCGGCAAACAAGCGACTTCAGCAGCCGTAGCGGCCCAAGATAAAGCTGCCACGACGATTCCCGAAGACGCGCCGCCGAGTCCTGCCGTCTCGAGTCAACAGGGTACAGTTCGCTGCCaatgatgattttttttttttgctgcgtTTAATAACCATCCAACAGGAAGCGCATTTCAAGATAACAACGGGCGCAATCTTGTCAATGTGTATCGCCCACAAAGCCAGAGCGGCTCCAGCGTCGCAGActcggagaagaagcgagcgAGCGGCTGGTTCAAGCGTCTAAGAACGGGAGAAAACCAGTCGAGGAGGCGCTCGAGTCTCTTAAgccttgagcagcagccgcataTATCGACAACTACGACGACACCGAAGCCGACTTCTGATAATAAACCGCCGCCCACGATTCCCAAGCTAGTACACCTCGAGAGTGACAAAGGCGGTTTTGGATCAAATTTGTTCGATGACATCAAATAATAACCAGCATAATAATCCTCGACACAGACTCTTGTTTTACAGATGTGTTActttttgtgtgtgtgtttcAGATCTATACTGTATACTTGGAATTTAAATCTCGCCGGCTTAATCGACAACCACCTACCTATTAATATAGCCAATACAAAATCTCGGAATTTCTCAAATACATATTGTAGAAGCCCATCTTTGACACCAGCTCCACGAAACATTAGAGATTATGCAGCAGACGCGAAGATTGTTTCTAAATTACACGCCTTAACGCCCACTTTATTGCTGACCCGCTAACGTGGTATGCATCTGCTCATGTCAATAATCATGAGACTTTGATTGTCTATATTGCGCTGCATATGTGGAGCAATCTGCTAGGTAAGTTGCGATACATCGAGCCTAGGCGCGACTACGTCTGGGTGGGTATGCCTTAAACTTTTCTTAGAGAGAAAAGCGGACTTTTTATCCTCCGATGTGCATCTCCCTATCGGATGACAACGTCTCATACAGACAAGCCCAAGTTTTGATTTAGCATTGTTATTTTTGCTGCCATTGATCCTGTAATATGGACCGCGATCGCGATGGCCGGAGCCGCAGGTAAGAATCGGCACCCATTAATTCCATTGTTCTTTCATGAATCGCATTTTGGCTCGCAGTTCCGGGACCGGATAAATTGAGCGTGGCGCATTtgcgaaaatgaagaaatcCGCCACGCTCATATTCGCATCTCAGTCTCCAGATCTCGGCGAAGAGCCTTATCGAGCGCATGGCTAATCTTCATAGGTATGACGACGGTGAAGTCGTTCGATATGGCGCTGGAGAGTCTTGGAGGCCAACCCCGCGGGAGCGATCGCCTAGAAGACCGAGGAGCCCCGTGAGAGACAGAGCAAGAAGCCCGCCGCGTACTAGAAGCCCTCGCCCTCGAAGCCCTATAATCCCAGGATCCGATAGCTATGTGCCTGGGAGGTATCCGCCGCGAAGGCGCTCTCGGAGTATAAACGATCGGTACCGCCGCGATCGATCCCGAGACCGCGAAAGCCCCCGAAGGCGCGAGAGAAGCCGATCCCCCATGAGAAGATCACCCCTGCCTCGCCGGAGCCCACTTAGAAGAGAGTCACCGGCACGAGAGAACAGATATGACCGACCGAGATCACCGCGACGTGAATGGGAGCGCGATAGGCCTAGGGATATAGACCGTGAAAGAGATTGGGACCGTGAGAGAAATCGACCTAGAGAATGGGAGCGAGACCCCGAGAGGCGCGATGATAGGTTTGTTATTCTATAGTCCCTTCAAATACTTGGGTACATTCGCTAACTCGGAGTCACAGGAGATCACGCTCTCCATTCGCTCTCGCTCGAGATCGCCGTCGCGAGAGGACTCCGCCAGGGAAAACAACGCCTATTGCTGTCCGTGGTGGTGTTTACAGGCCTCGTTCTAGGTCACCCAATCGACGGGATGACAGATTTCTTTCATATAAGCGACATTCGCCGATGCGAGAACCCGGGCCTATGTCTGCGCTACCGTCTCGACCTGCTTCCGAACGAGCGGATTCTCAATCACAGTCGGCCAAAACTCGTTCGCCCATTACCTTGGAAGGCTCCCCTCCCCACCGTTCTACGACACCAGTTGCAGCTGTCAAAGACATCCAACGGCCCATTGCAAACGAAACTGCCTCTGGCCCTTCAAAATCACCGCCACGTGGCCCTGCAGCATTACGAGCACCACCCATCGggcccgctgctgctcgtacACTTTCCACCTCCGCAACAATGCCTATTCCACAGACGCAACGAATTCCTCAGACGCCAAACGCGATGCCACACAGAACAGACACTACAAGTCCAACAAACCCGCCTTCAGGGCCTCGAGGCTACGTCCCATTAAACAGAggatcttctttttcatcccGTGGCGGGAGAGGAGGATGGAATTCAGCGCCATCTCGCCATCTATCTGGcccaccaccagcatcagctgcGACAGGTGGCCCTTCTAATATCCCCACCGGCCCTCGAGCATCCATCTCAAATGGATCCGGCGCAGGAATGTCTTCTGCTCAACGACCATTTAACCCACCCACGGGGCCCTCAGCTCAACATGGCAACGGGCCAAGACAGACCCTTGCTCAAAGCCTgttggcgacgatgccccCTCTAATTCCCGGCGGAAAAACAGATCCGAGCATGACACCCCTAGTACTTGGGGTCACGAAGGAGATTGAACCACACTACAGAAAGCtaaaagacgaagaggaaaaaataCGCGAGGAACTACGGCTCAAGCAAGAACGGCTCCGAAAGAGTCTCTATTCGTGGTCCAGACTTGACCGGGATGCCAGGGCGTGGGAGATGAGAAGTGACCTgagcgagaagagcatgAAGAACTTGGCTGGTGAAGGCGTTGGCGGTGCAGCCTTTTAGACATATTTCTCCTCACTGGATTTTTGCATGGATGGGTTTTCCTTAATGAAGTTTTCGTCGTACTAGAGTTATGCGTCTAAACTCTGCTAGCATACGTTCATCTCAGCCAGTaactactacctacctatttGTATATAACGTAGTATCGAAAGAGGAATGATTAATGGCAGAATCATCTCTTGATGAAGACTTATTTGCCACGCATTCAATACAAAAAGTGACGAAGAGGTCTGGATCAAGTTATGTATCAAGTTCATTTTTACAGAGGTGAAAGAACAGACAGAAAACCTCAACCCGCTTCTATTCTAATAAGCCACCGTGACTTCCGTTGATTATTAATGCCACGATTTATTGTATTATATCATAGGTACGATGAGATCCTAATTCTTCCCCAACGCCAAACGCAGTAATATACCCTATGTTGTGTTACCCCCCCTTTAGTATctatttttcctttccattCCGATAAGATGTCGCATCCGCATATTGAGATTGCCGTCGTATTTATTTCATTTTCAAAAGTATCCATATCTATTACGATAGGAGTGAGGGAATCTCCTCAGAACGCAATAGAAAAGTCGTgatcgtcgtcatcatccccGTCCCACTCCACGCCTGAAGACCCTTCGCCATCAGAGAGGAAGTCATCCATACTGTACGGAAACTCTCTCGTTTTCTGATTATCGATTATGATGTTGACAGTGTGGCAAAGCCCCTGAACTGCCAATTCTGGTTGAGGATTGGAAGATGAGCTTTGCTGAGTTTCGGCATCGGATAACTCTGTGTCATCAAACTCGTCTTCATCAGTATCCGGTTCTCGGTAGAGCGGCCTTCCAAGCCCGTGCCGTTGCGATGTGTTGTCTCTTCTGGGACGACGGAGCGAGCCACGCACATGCGCCTCGATTCTATTACTCCTTCGTACAGGAGACCTCGGTGACCTGGATCGTTTTCTCTTGCGTGGTCTAGCAAGATCATGAGTGTCACTCGTCTGTTTAGGAGCCGCCGCATCGTGTGGATCCTCATCCTCTCGGAGAAATACTCGTTCAAGCATG is drawn from Trichoderma atroviride chromosome 7, complete sequence and contains these coding sequences:
- a CDS encoding uncharacterized protein (EggNog:ENOG41) — encoded protein: MSSQQNKSVASSRFELLPALNLNFGSITDGTDIPPPPESPIEPTITPARTPKTSDENISGKQATSAAVAAQDKAATTIPEDAPPSPAVSSQQGSAFQDNNGRNLVNVYRPQSQSGSSVADSEKKRASGWFKRLRTGENQSRRRSSLLSLEQQPHISTTTTTPKPTSDNKPPPTIPKLVHLESDKGGFGSNLFDDIK
- a CDS encoding uncharacterized protein (EggNog:ENOG41); protein product: MDRDRDGRSRRYDDGEVVRYGAGESWRPTPRERSPRRPRSPVRDRARSPPRTRSPRPRSPIIPGSDSYVPGRYPPRRRSRSINDRYRRDRSRDRESPRRRERSRSPMRRSPLPRRSPLRRESPARENRYDRPRSPRREWERDRPRDIDRERDWDRERNRPREWERDPERRDDRRSRSPFALARDRRRERTPPGKTTPIAVRGGVYRPRSRSPNRRDDRFLSYKRHSPMREPGPMSALPSRPASERADSQSQSAKTRSPITLEGSPPHRSTTPVAAVKDIQRPIANETASGPSKSPPRGPAALRAPPIGPAAARTLSTSATMPIPQTQRIPQTPNAMPHRTDTTSPTNPPSGPRGYVPLNRGSSFSSRGGRGGWNSAPSRHLSGPPPASAATGGPSNIPTGPRASISNGSGAGMSSAQRPFNPPTGPSAQHGNGPRQTLAQSLLATMPPLIPGGKTDPSMTPLVLGVTKEIEPHYRKLKDEEEKIREELRLKQERLRKSLYSWSRLDRDARAWEMRSDLSEKSMKNLAGEGVGGAAF
- a CDS encoding uncharacterized protein (EggNog:ENOG41), with translation MANLHRYDDGEVVRYGAGESWRPTPRERSPRRPRSPVRDRARSPPRTRSPRPRSPIIPGSDSYVPGRYPPRRRSRSINDRYRRDRSRDRESPRRRERSRSPMRRSPLPRRSPLRRESPARENRYDRPRSPRREWERDRPRDIDRERDWDRERNRPREWERDPERRDDRRSRSPFALARDRRRERTPPGKTTPIAVRGGVYRPRSRSPNRRDDRFLSYKRHSPMREPGPMSALPSRPASERADSQSQSAKTRSPITLEGSPPHRSTTPVAAVKDIQRPIANETASGPSKSPPRGPAALRAPPIGPAAARTLSTSATMPIPQTQRIPQTPNAMPHRTDTTSPTNPPSGPRGYVPLNRGSSFSSRGGRGGWNSAPSRHLSGPPPASAATGGPSNIPTGPRASISNGSGAGMSSAQRPFNPPTGPSAQHGNGPRQTLAQSLLATMPPLIPGGKTDPSMTPLVLGVTKEIEPHYRKLKDEEEKIREELRLKQERLRKSLYSWSRLDRDARAWEMRSDLSEKSMKNLAGEGVGGAAF